A genomic segment from Sparus aurata chromosome 10, fSpaAur1.1, whole genome shotgun sequence encodes:
- the LOC115589627 gene encoding interferon alpha-inducible protein 27-like protein 2B, translating to MELGLVAAIGAVAGLGALVVAPAALALVGFTKAGIAAGSWAAKWMASIAIGGGGGVAAGSWFAFWQSIGAAGVSAATAVAASAIIGAAALVLSAMGY from the exons ATGGAGCTCG GGCTAGTTGCTGCCATTGGAGCTGTAGCAGGAT TGGGAGCTTTGGTCGTGGCTCCTGCTGCTCTGGCTTTAGTAGGTTTCACTAAAGCTGGAATAGCAGCAGGCTCCTGGGCTGCTAAATGGATGGCATCTATTGCAATtggcggtggaggaggagtggcAGCAGGAAGTTGGTTTGCTTTTTGGCAGTCAATAG GTGCAGCTGGTGTGTCGGCAGCTACCGCTGTAGCTGCATCTGCCATTATTGGAGCAGCAGCGTTGGTGCTTTCAGCCATGGGTTACTAA
- the LOC115589624 gene encoding interferon alpha-inducible protein 27-like protein 2A — protein sequence MEIGAAAAVGAGVGALGALVVAPAALTAVGFTSAGIAAGSWAASLMSSAAAAGGGGVAAGSVVAVLQSVGAAGVSAATTVATTVAAAAAGGAAAAASAAGGAAAAAAVMGFSAMGNPTGYGCSVQGSIIYCY from the exons ATGGAGATAG GggcagctgctgctgtcggAGCAGGAGTAGGAGCAT TAGGAGCTTTGGTCGTGGCTCctgctgctctgactgcagTAGGTTTCACTTCAGCAGGAATAGCTGCAGGCTCCTGGGCTGCTAGCTTGATgtcatctgctgcagctgccggtggaggaggagtggcAGCAGGAAGTGTGGTGGCTGTTTTGCAGTCAGTAG GTGCAGCTGGTGTGTCAGCAGCTACCACTGTAGCTACCACtgtagctgcagctgcagctggaggagcagctgcagctgcatctgcggctggaggagcagcagcagcagcagcagtgatgggGTTTTCAGCCATGGGTAACCCAACTGGATACGGCTGCTCAGTCCAAGGCTCTATTATTTATTGTTACTAA